The genomic DNA TTGTACTATTTCAATGTATGTTCTTGGAGTTATCTTAAGATCAATGCTATACAATAACATAGAATCTTGAacattaattatatgtttaccCGATCAAGTAAATCCTCAAATAGACAGCAGAATCCAAACCAGCATGATCAATAAGTTCAGGCTCAGGCATCTTGAGAGCGGCGGGCATCCAATTCAAAAACCGTATATACGCTCTAAAGTCGAAATTCACAATTTTGCTGGCGAAAGCACCCGAATTCAACGGGCTGCTCCGAACACCTTTTAAGTACCATTTAGGGAAATAAACCCTGTCATTGAATGGTTGGATCCTCAAGATTGcaaatagcaaaagaaatatCAATGCACTTAGGATGTTGATCGCTGCTGCTAGTCCAATATCTGCTAATGTCGCCATTAATGTATGCTTAAACCCTTAAAATCTTCTTTTCACCTGCAAATATATAAGAACCCTATAAAAATTATCTCTTCACCTGCAAACATATAAGAACCCTATACAATCAATAAAACAGTGCCGTGAGGGTTTTAAGAGTTTAGATTCAAAGatcaaaaaagtcaaaacacttTGAATCCAAAAATCTCACCTTTAGAAACCCATTACCCAGAAAAGTTTTAGTCTTTGGTggttgaccaaaataaaaatttcaccttttttttttctcttgcgatcagattgaaggaaaaaaaaaactatatgagACGAACCCAGAAAGCAAAGTGAGGAGATGCGATGAATATTGTATTGTATAGAAGCATTGGACAAGTCTTTTAgccttctcttctccttcctctgtaaaatagaaacagagagagagaagaaggaagaagaaaaaacagagtatagAAACAGAGAGATCGGTTTTATTAACAGCAAACAGATTggggaaagaagagaagaaacgtCATGCcgtttttgttgataaaaaacgCTGAAAATacacgaagaagatgaagcaaaagtttaaaatttaaacctttGTCATTCATTCTAATGTTGGTCGGCCGTCTAATCAGAGACTCTTTCTTGAGAGTTGAAAAAAACAATAGGCCTCATTTGGTATTTTTATTTCtagaataattttttagttttaaaaaaaatatatatatcacacatctgcttttttttgttttagcttaTAATATAATGCTTATTTTACAGACAAAGTTGGATCAAATAAATGACTTTGTTGCCAAAATAAGATAATGACTTCACAGTTGACTCACATATATTATCATAAAAtagcttatattatatatactacatAGTACTTTATTGTACATGAGAATGAACCTGAATCTGaatgtgtatatattatatgagtCTTGATTTTTGTTAATCTCCTAAATTAGACATCAGATTGTAAATTATGATTCTGTTCTTCGTAATCAATGCAAATTGCCAAGTGAGATGAGAAGGTAACGGTAACTTCCAAGGTAACGGTAACTTCCAATACGACgtcgtttgtttgttttcattttagggATTCAAGTATTGCGTGCCATCACGTTGAAGTCTagttataaaatcatattttaaatttttcagtATGAATCTCTATTAAAGTTCATTTTATTCCGAATATGAATCACTTTTTTTCTTACGTCCAAATCAATGTGAATCTCGCCacattattcttttatttttatttctctagtATGACCACCTTTTTCAAAGTGTATGtatagtatagttttatttatcaCATAAAATTGTCTAAAGACGTGCATCAAGACTACTACATGGGATTGTATCAAATTGTAATGGTTCCTTTTTAGCACTCTCATTACATTAGTATTGATTGGTACCATGTCCGAAAGGTAAACCTTTATATCAAAATGATATGaataatagtattttatttaaaagaagaaaaaatggtatgaatataatttaaaattcttaactttaattattttgaaaaagtaAACTAATAACTCTTCGCATGTGCtatgttttctttaataaaacAGATAATGGCCTGACAAAATGACATTAATAAGTTCCCTaactttttcttcctttttatctAATAACCTgcataatttaataatatatcacCAAAAACAGATGTATAGGCCCCCAATGAAAACATATTACTCTGATATGCAAAAAGCGTATTAAAAGGCCCACATATCCACTTGTATATAGGCCCAATATTACTGACACATGcttgtaattatttttgtttttttttttttttggtaggatgtaattatttttgtttttgacatcTATTAACTTCCTTATTTAtgttaaacaacaaacaagctgTAGATTAGTAGTAGACTAGTAACTAGTAAACAACACTAGTCTtgtaatcaaattaattatgtaaaaaggtaaagattaaaaaataattaaaaaaaggacAAGTGACCTTAAACTAATACCAGCGTCAATCTCAaggattaaaacaaaactaaattttcagacaaagaaaaaaaaaagaaagacacaaacacactcttctctctttcttaacaAATCATTCTCTCACaagaggggagagagagagtgagcTCTGTGTTAGTTATGGCTACGGAGAGACCTGACGAAGAGAAACGAGAGACTCGAGTCCAAGATCTGATCCATGgagttggaggaggaggagcttctCCGGTTCAATCACCGACACGTCTCGGTCCAACCCGGTTCTCTGAAGTAGCTGGAGACCAGATTCGTGATACCAGGTCGAATTTTATCGGGTCGATTTTGTCTTGGATCAACGGTGATCCGAACCGGAGTTTGAAAAATCCGGTTAAGAGAGCAAAGAGGAAACGAATCAGAACGGCCAAAACCGCCGCGTGTGTGATCGGGCTTGtagctttctttatttttgttaattggtTCATGCTCTCTCAGCTCCATGAAGGTCGAGCTTGGCTTCGAAGAGGTTTCTCGAAAAAACCGAATCTTAACCCGAAACCAAACCACAACCCGAAACCGAACCAGAACCCGGATCCGAACCCGAGTATGAAACGGGTGTCGGTTAAAGTGTCGGCGTCTGTACAGGTAGgtaaattagttttttaaaaacaatgtgattggttaatttattttgaactttttactttttaacagTCAGTTTCTTGTCAAATCAATTTCAGTTTCCCAAGTACAGTAAAAAAACGCTTTTAGTTTAAACGAAAATGtcacaaaaatttaaaagttttggtctaataatacacaattaattcaacAAAACATTTGTTAGGGAAAAGAGAATTATAATTTGTCTGAGATTGCTAGATGAATGGTAATGCAACTATTGTTATAGGAAACTAAATAAGAATTTTCACATgtttaagagtttttaaaatgatattacTGTGGTAAATGGTAAGtttatgtaatgtttttatattacatGATTTCTTTGCATTTTGGGTTTTGATGTTGTGTGACTTATGATTTGGTAGcatggagagaagaaaaagatgggGAAACCAAAGAAGACATATAATGGAACCTATGGTAGACTGTTGGCTTATGCTGCTCATGCTTTGGCTGAGGTATTATTActatttgttattgttttgattCATTTTGATATCCTTCTGATTACAACATTTCGAATTTTAAACCAAGAATCCGCCTGCAACATTGTTTCTGTTATAGGGGCAAAACAAAATTGAGCCAAAAGAGCTGTGGCGAGAACCAAAGGACCAAGCTTTGGCTTGGAAGCCTTGTGCTGATCAACGTTCTTGGAAGCCTAgtggtctcttattttttactCTCCGTGAGTTTACTTCTCGTGCCAAATTAGTATTTATAAGTTTTCctgattttggtgttttttttttgtgtagatgGGAAAAATGGATATATAATGGTAACTGCAAATGGTGGGATCAACCAACAGAGAGTTGCTGTAAGTTGTGATTTCGTTACACATTACTTTGTCTCACTCTTTATATTGACTAACCGTTACGATTTCACGGCGACATTATATTAAAACAGGTTTGtaacattgttgttgttgctcgGATGCTGAATGCCACACTCGTTGTTCCCAAATTCATGTTCAGTGATGTCTGGACCGATGCAAGGTAACTATTGTAAGGTTCCTCTGTTCTCTGTCtccttctcttattattattgatgCATTTTTTAATGTCGACATCACATTTTGACATTCTTGATTTGGTTTATAGTCAGTTTGGAGATATCTATCAGGTGGAACATTTTATTAAGTACCTCTCTCCTGATATCCGGATTGTAAAGAAACTACCAAAAGAGCTTCAGTCTCTAGACCTTGAGGCCATTGGCAGCCTCGTGAGTTCCTTTATACCtctttaaatttctaaaactcTTTCATCTTTGACAATTTTTCTTAAGTACTTCTTTGTCGTTTTAAGGTTACGGATATGGATGTCGTGAAAGAAGCCAAGCCCGGGTTTTACATGAAACACATTCTCCCTCTTCTACTCAAAAACAGAGTTGTTCATTTCTTTGGATTCGGAAACCGTTTGGCCTTTGACCCTATACCGTTTCAGTTACAGGTAAAAGACCTTTCTTTTAGCATTGTGCATATACTCTGACTCGTAATAATGATCCAATTTTGTTTTGGGG from Camelina sativa cultivar DH55 chromosome 7, Cs, whole genome shotgun sequence includes the following:
- the LOC104703834 gene encoding uncharacterized protein At1g04910-like; protein product: MATERPDEEKRETRVQDLIHGVGGGGASPVQSPTRLGPTRFSEVAGDQIRDTRSNFIGSILSWINGDPNRSLKNPVKRAKRKRIRTAKTAACVIGLVAFFIFVNWFMLSQLHEGRAWLRRGFSKKPNLNPKPNHNPKPNQNPDPNPSMKRVSVKVSASVQHGEKKKMGKPKKTYNGTYGRLLAYAAHALAEGQNKIEPKELWREPKDQALAWKPCADQRSWKPSDGKNGYIMVTANGGINQQRVAVCNIVVVARMLNATLVVPKFMFSDVWTDASQFGDIYQVEHFIKYLSPDIRIVKKLPKELQSLDLEAIGSLVTDMDVVKEAKPGFYMKHILPLLLKNRVVHFFGFGNRLAFDPIPFQLQRLRCRCNFHALNFVPKIQETAAVLVRRLRDSGSHLAPVDPYLVGPKFASFILDKKAGPLHKASKYLALHLRFEIDMVAHSLCYFGGDDAEKMELDAYREKHFPTLANLTKTKKMPSPEDLRTEGLCPLSPEEAVLMLAGLGFNRKTRVFVAGANIYGGNKRLAALTSLYPNLVTKENVLSETELQPFKNFSSQLAVLDFIACAASDAFAMTDSGSQLSSLVSGYRIYYGAGKMPTIRPNKRRFSDILLKNNTIEWKVFEQRVRKNVRQTKHVLVRPTGRSVYRYPRCKECMCNED